CATGGGCTTACTGAAAAAGGTCACCTTTCCACGGCTCGCGACATGACGATCATGGGACGGCATTTGTTTTATGATTACCCTGAATACTACAATCTTTTTTCCCGCATCACTGCGAACGCAGGTGGCACCAAGGTCTATCACACAAATCGCAAACTGCTGCGCAACTATCGCGGTGCTGACGGGATCAAAACCGGCTACACCCGCGCGGCTGGCTTCAACCTGACCGCATCGGCAGAGCGCGGTGGCGAACGCATTATTGCGACTGTGTTTGGCGGACGCTCCACCGCGACGCGCAACGCAAAGGTTGCTGAGCTTCTTGATTTGGGATTCAAGCGTGCGCCGACACGCACGGCCCTGCTGCGTCCCGCAAAGCCGCCTTACATGGGCAAAGCTGGCCGCGGCGATGGCCATTCGGTTCCCGGCGGCACCGGCCGTACCGTACGCTTGGTTGCAGCCGCCGCTGTGAAGAAAAGCTTACGTCCACAAACACGCCCTGGCGCGGAACCTGCAACAACACCGGTCCCTGCCGAAGAGGCTCCGGTTCTTGTGGCCAACAAGTCAGACATCGAAAAGGCCCTCTTGGCGGCGGTCAGCACGTCGTCCAAACCCGATGTGTCAGCTGCGGTTCTTGCAGCAGCCCCGTCCAAGCCAACTTTGTCGCCCAAGATACGTCCGGCCAGCCTGCAGATCGCGAAGGCGGATCCGGCCGAAGATCCGATACAAGAAGTGGTGACACGCTTGTCAACAT
This DNA window, taken from Roseovarius sp. S88, encodes the following:
- a CDS encoding D-alanyl-D-alanine carboxypeptidase family protein, whose translation is MRTRNRQPLRWGLVALATIWMLVVVPLSAAAAPYAALVMDARSGKVLHSRNADTRLHPASLTKMMTLYVVFEAVENGEISLDTPVRISKHAASEPPSKLGLRAGQKIQLRYLIRAAAIKSANDASTALAEAIEGSEAAFARRMNRTAKALGMTRTTFKNAHGLTEKGHLSTARDMTIMGRHLFYDYPEYYNLFSRITANAGGTKVYHTNRKLLRNYRGADGIKTGYTRAAGFNLTASAERGGERIIATVFGGRSTATRNAKVAELLDLGFKRAPTRTALLRPAKPPYMGKAGRGDGHSVPGGTGRTVRLVAAAAVKKSLRPQTRPGAEPATTPVPAEEAPVLVANKSDIEKALLAAVSTSSKPDVSAAVLAAAPSKPTLSPKIRPASLQIAKADPAEDPIQEVVTRLSTSGGRHWGINVGQYPSQYKARKVLLQTALNEMETLDGSLRKVVKRSTGFDANFMGLTEETADMACRRLQAKQITCETIQPGGA